A DNA window from Methanobrevibacter wolinii SH contains the following coding sequences:
- a CDS encoding transglutaminase domain-containing protein — protein sequence MSKKFRYFSLIMMLIVFVSIGAVCAADVNDSNTSTNISDSSVQNVTNIAVPNSVDLNNSTSVSDLNSSSNLESDDSGLKVNYTTSIDNTKNSITEDSDIKTDVLNKSSVNTVVNNQTNKNSNANTTVNNNSLIKSTNTTVNKISKLKVSSLSLKTTSTPTSFSISQIVSAARTVRAYYALYGKLPSTVTVGSVNLSLSQFLYYESKAIDQLNSGSTANIAIISNNLNEPSSPNRGDSVNGNLYKAGYVDSATRTYKFILNYNQGPNYSTTTVGRVSYNRLIEAFAAVLDYYGTNKQLPSYINVKYNSKTTTPADINTVNSFSINQIISAAKVVRNYYKTNGKLPSTVTVGSVKLSLAQFLYYESVAISQLNSGNTANIAIVNNTLNEPSSPNRGDSVNGNLTKSGYVDSATRTYKFILNYNQGPNYSTTTIGRVSYNRLIEAFSAVLEYYGTNKQLPNYVYVKYNAITNTPAGISSNSTNSSTSNNTKPSNNANSSTNISVINKTNEFTISQITSAAKVVRAYYLANGKLPSTVTVGSTKLSLAQFLYYESVAISQLNSGNTKNIAIVNKTFNEPSSPNSGDSINGNLTKSAYADSATRTYKFILNYNQGPNYSTTTLGRVSYNKLIETFSNVLEYYDSHKTLPSNVLVNTNFTGNYTYFVVSSSGTYVNGSKFVVVLKDAFDNTVANKKVVFTLNGKEYTGTTDAKGVVYITIPVLNNGNYNVSYKYTDTNNRLSSSNSTTIKVVKNVTTISGSDLTTTNKSNEKFSITLKDAFGNLIANQKVQFRISGSNIVYEATTNAKGVASLAINLPAGNYTITYTFGGNSNYPKSTGSSKIFVTNAAVNSNSFTINQIISAAKTVKAYYATNKQLPSTVTVGSVKLSLAQFLYYESRAISQLNAGDLSNIDIINNTLNEPSSPNSGDSVNNDLSKDGYVDSATRTYKFILNYNQGPNYSTTTIGRVSYNALIEAFSRVLADYGDNKQLPSSISIDTTSSNSYSGTDHAASNSEITALALKITGNLTSDYDKAVALFNWVRDNIEYNYYSNSLQGAALTLTRGSGNCCDQSNLLVSMCRVVGLTVRYVHGYCHFSDGWYGHVWTEIYVNGNWYSADPVSTRNTFGAINNWNTETATYFNRYTYLPF from the coding sequence ATGTCGAAGAAATTTAGATATTTTAGCTTAATAATGATGCTCATTGTTTTTGTTAGTATTGGTGCAGTATGTGCAGCTGATGTTAATGATTCCAATACATCAACTAATATATCAGATTCTTCGGTTCAAAATGTGACTAATATTGCGGTTCCAAATTCCGTAGATTTAAATAATTCCACAAGTGTTAGTGATTTAAATTCAAGTTCTAACCTTGAATCTGATGATTCTGGGTTAAAAGTTAATTACACTACAAGTATTGATAATACAAAAAATTCAATCACTGAAGATTCTGATATTAAAACTGATGTTCTTAATAAATCATCAGTTAATACTGTAGTGAATAATCAAACTAACAAGAATTCTAACGCAAATACTACAGTTAATAATAATTCTTTAATTAAAAGTACTAATACAACTGTGAATAAGATTTCTAAACTTAAAGTTAGTTCTTTATCTCTTAAAACTACTAGTACTCCTACTAGTTTTAGTATTTCACAGATTGTTAGTGCAGCTAGAACTGTTAGGGCATATTATGCTTTATATGGTAAATTACCTAGTACTGTTACTGTTGGTTCAGTTAATCTTAGTTTATCACAATTCTTATATTATGAATCTAAGGCTATTGATCAATTAAACTCAGGTAGCACCGCTAATATTGCTATCATTAGCAATAATCTTAATGAACCTTCTAGTCCAAATAGGGGAGATTCTGTAAATGGTAATTTATATAAGGCAGGGTATGTTGATTCTGCTACTAGGACTTATAAGTTTATATTAAATTATAATCAAGGTCCTAACTATTCAACAACCACTGTTGGTAGGGTTTCTTATAACAGGTTAATTGAAGCTTTTGCTGCGGTTCTTGATTATTATGGAACAAATAAGCAGTTACCAAGTTATATCAATGTTAAATATAACTCAAAAACAACTACTCCTGCAGATATTAATACTGTAAATTCTTTCAGTATTAATCAGATTATTTCTGCTGCAAAAGTAGTTAGGAATTATTATAAAACTAATGGTAAACTTCCAAGTACTGTTACTGTTGGTTCAGTTAAACTTAGTTTAGCTCAATTCTTATATTATGAATCTGTAGCTATATCTCAGTTAAACTCTGGTAATACAGCAAATATTGCTATTGTTAATAATACTCTTAATGAACCTTCTAGTCCAAATAGGGGAGATTCTGTTAATGGTAATTTAACAAAATCTGGATATGTTGATTCTGCTACTAGGACTTATAAGTTTATATTAAATTATAATCAAGGTCCTAACTATTCAACAACCACTATTGGTAGAGTTTCATATAATAGATTAATTGAAGCATTTAGTGCAGTTCTTGAATATTATGGAACAAATAAACAGTTACCAAATTATGTTTATGTTAAATATAATGCTATAACAAATACTCCTGCAGGTATTAGTTCTAATAGTACTAATTCAAGTACTTCTAATAATACTAAACCAAGTAATAATGCTAATAGTAGTACAAATATTAGTGTAATTAATAAAACTAATGAATTTACTATTAGTCAAATTACTAGTGCTGCAAAAGTTGTTAGAGCATATTATCTTGCAAATGGTAAACTTCCAAGTACTGTTACTGTAGGTTCTACTAAACTTAGTTTAGCTCAATTCTTATATTATGAATCTGTGGCTATATCTCAATTAAACTCTGGTAATACAAAAAATATTGCTATTGTTAATAAAACATTTAATGAACCTTCAAGTCCAAATTCCGGGGACTCTATTAACGGTAATTTAACAAAATCAGCTTATGCTGATTCTGCTACTAGGACTTATAAGTTTATATTAAATTATAATCAGGGTCCTAACTATTCAACTACAACTCTTGGTAGGGTTTCTTATAACAAGTTAATTGAGACTTTTAGTAATGTTCTTGAATATTATGATAGTCATAAAACTTTACCATCAAATGTTTTAGTTAATACTAATTTCACTGGAAATTACACATACTTTGTTGTTTCAAGTAGTGGTACATATGTTAATGGTAGTAAATTTGTTGTAGTCTTAAAAGATGCATTTGATAATACTGTTGCTAATAAAAAAGTCGTTTTTACATTAAACGGTAAAGAGTATACAGGAACTACTGATGCTAAAGGTGTAGTCTATATTACTATTCCAGTATTAAACAATGGAAATTATAATGTTTCATATAAATATACTGATACAAATAATAGATTATCCTCAAGTAATTCTACAACAATTAAAGTTGTTAAAAATGTAACTACTATCAGTGGAAGTGACTTAACTACTACAAACAAGTCTAATGAAAAATTTAGCATTACTTTAAAAGACGCATTTGGTAACCTTATTGCAAACCAAAAAGTTCAATTTAGAATTAGTGGAAGTAATATTGTTTATGAAGCTACAACTAATGCAAAAGGGGTTGCAAGTTTAGCTATAAATTTACCTGCTGGTAACTATACTATAACCTACACATTTGGAGGTAATAGTAATTATCCTAAATCTACAGGTAGTTCTAAAATATTTGTAACTAATGCTGCTGTAAACTCTAATAGTTTTACTATTAATCAAATCATTAGTGCAGCTAAAACCGTAAAAGCATACTATGCTACTAATAAACAATTACCAAGTACTGTTACTGTCGGTTCAGTTAAACTTAGTTTAGCTCAATTCTTATACTATGAATCTAGAGCTATTAGTCAATTAAATGCTGGTGATCTTTCAAATATTGATATTATTAACAATACATTAAATGAACCTTCTAGTCCTAATTCAGGAGATTCAGTAAATAATGATTTAAGTAAAGATGGTTATGTTGATTCAGCTACTAGGACCTATAAGTTTATATTAAATTATAATCAGGGTCCTAACTATTCAACAACCACAATTGGAAGGGTCTCATACAATGCATTAATTGAAGCATTTAGTAGAGTACTTGCAGATTATGGTGATAATAAACAATTACCAAGTTCAATATCCATTGACACTACTAGTTCAAACAGTTATTCCGGTACTGATCATGCAGCAAGTAATTCAGAAATTACTGCTCTTGCATTAAAAATTACTGGAAACCTTACATCAGATTATGATAAGGCTGTTGCTTTATTCAATTGGGTAAGAGATAACATTGAATACAACTATTACTCCAACTCATTACAAGGTGCCGCTTTAACTCTCACAAGAGGAAGTGGAAACTGTTGTGATCAATCAAATCTTTTAGTATCAATGTGTCGTGTCGTGGGACTTACTGTACGTTATGTACATGGATACTGTCACTTCAGTGATGGTTGGTATGGTCATGTTTGGACTGAAATATATGTAAATGGTAACTGGTATAGTGCAGATCCTGTATCTACAAGAAACACCTTTGGTGCAATTAATAATTGGAATACAGAAACTGCAACTTACTTTAACAGGTATACCTACTTACCATTCTAG
- a CDS encoding Ig-like domain-containing protein, with translation MSKKFRYFSLLMIFIVFISIGALSAADVNNNSSQVISSSSVQTNVNNTVSDVNTTTTVSNSSSVLGQSDMSNSTTVSNSSSVLEQSVNTNSNDTKDSVNKTTLNNQTKVNSLVNSSVSIKSSSTLLKATSTPTSFSISQIVSAAKTVRAYYAANGKLPSTVTIGSVKVCLSQFLYYESRAISQLNSGNTANIAIVRSLSEPSSPNRGDSVNGRLTKSAYVDSATRTYKFILNYNQGPNYSTTTVGRVSYNRLIEAFSAVLDYYGTNKQLPSYVTVKYNSKTTTPTSSTTVSSFTVNQIVTAARTVRAYYAANGKLPSTVTIGSVKVSLSQFLYYESRAISQLNSGNTANIAIVRSLSEPSSPNSGDSVNGRLTKSAYVDSATRTYKFILNYNQGPNYSTTTVGRVSYNRLIEVFSVVLDYYGTNKQLPSYVTVKYNSKTTTPGNIISDNNKTNNTNSSSGNKTNSTVNNKEFTIDQIVSAAKTVKAYYDLNGKLPSTVTIGSVKLSLSQFLYYQSKAISQLNSGNTANIPIISKTFNEPSSPNSGDSISGKLAKSAYVDSATRTYKFILNYNQGPNYSTTTLGRVSYNKLIETFCEVLVYYGNNKALPTSVPVKTTRVGNYTYMVVPSSSKYLSGNVFAITLKDSWDNIVANQKISFKINGIVYTNTTNSKGIAYFVIPELNGNYAINYYYTNSNSRLSSSGSKTISIVNNITSLIGTNLTTTNYSNVKYSVTLKDCYGNAIANQVINFKITGISSIYTAKTNSNGIASIVINLPTGTYTVTYSFAGNSNYPKSNGMSTIIVKNKISSISIDSLIDSANWVKNQYSIISNGTKYTFNKYGVSSDGKYIMAIGRPSASGELSKYGYTFYRSVFYRVCPICGSTNLFWSIFWAGNEYDNYGTFPATGNKEGGSAEGHIFCADCDADFSCIDGLNHVSGSTLALKKLVDTIKVTKSQAYVLLNGSMQNVDIVSSEGKLPTVVNIEGASFSLCQYFYYVCRAISQLSVGNTSAMSFVTFVDEPSNPTSGDSISGASLSKAGYVDSATRTYKYILNNLQGPNYSTTTVGRIPYDNLVKLFTEVLIYYGKNNKLPDSITVNT, from the coding sequence ATGTCGAAGAAATTTAGATATTTTAGCTTGTTAATGATTTTTATTGTTTTTATTAGTATTGGTGCTTTAAGCGCTGCTGATGTTAATAATAATTCATCACAAGTAATATCAAGTTCTTCTGTTCAGACTAATGTAAATAATACAGTTTCAGATGTAAATACAACAACTACAGTTAGTAATTCAAGTTCTGTACTTGGACAGTCTGATATGAGTAATTCAACTACAGTTAGTAATTCAAGTTCTGTACTTGAACAATCTGTAAATACAAATAGTAATGATACTAAAGATTCTGTTAATAAAACTACATTGAATAATCAAACTAAAGTAAATTCTTTAGTTAATAGTAGTGTTTCTATTAAATCTAGTTCAACATTATTAAAAGCTACTAGTACACCTACTAGCTTCAGTATTTCACAGATTGTTAGTGCTGCTAAGACTGTTAGGGCTTATTATGCTGCTAATGGTAAATTACCTAGTACTGTTACTATTGGTTCTGTTAAGGTTTGTTTATCTCAGTTCTTGTATTATGAGTCTAGAGCTATCTCACAATTAAATTCTGGTAATACTGCTAATATTGCTATTGTTAGATCTTTAAGTGAACCTTCAAGTCCAAATAGAGGAGATTCTGTTAATGGTAGGTTAACTAAATCTGCTTATGTTGATTCTGCTACTAGGACTTATAAGTTTATTTTAAATTATAATCAGGGTCCTAATTATTCAACTACTACTGTTGGAAGAGTTTCATATAATAGATTAATTGAGGCTTTTAGTGCTGTTCTTGATTATTATGGAACAAATAAACAGTTACCAAGTTATGTGACTGTTAAATACAATTCCAAAACAACTACACCTACAAGTTCTACTACTGTAAGCTCATTTACTGTTAATCAAATAGTTACTGCTGCTAGAACTGTTAGGGCTTATTATGCTGCTAATGGTAAATTACCTAGTACTGTTACTATTGGTTCTGTGAAAGTTAGTTTATCTCAATTCTTATATTATGAGTCTAGAGCTATCTCACAATTAAATTCTGGTAATACTGCTAATATTGCTATTGTTAGATCTTTAAGTGAACCTTCAAGTCCAAATTCTGGTGACTCTGTTAATGGTAGGTTAACTAAATCTGCTTATGTTGATTCTGCTACTAGGACTTATAAGTTTATTTTAAATTATAATCAAGGTCCTAATTATTCAACAACTACTGTTGGAAGAGTTTCATATAATAGATTAATTGAGGTTTTTAGTGTTGTTCTTGATTATTATGGAACAAATAAACAGTTACCAAGTTATGTGACTGTTAAATACAATTCCAAAACAACTACACCTGGAAATATAATTTCAGATAATAATAAAACTAATAATACTAACTCTAGCTCAGGTAATAAAACCAATAGCACTGTAAATAATAAGGAATTTACTATTGATCAAATTGTTTCAGCTGCAAAAACAGTTAAAGCATATTATGATTTAAATGGTAAATTACCTAGTACTGTTACTATTGGTTCAGTAAAACTTAGTTTATCTCAGTTTTTATATTACCAATCTAAAGCAATATCCCAATTAAATTCTGGTAATACTGCAAATATTCCAATTATTAGTAAAACATTTAATGAACCTTCAAGTCCAAATTCTGGTGACTCTATTAGTGGTAAATTAGCAAAATCTGCTTATGTTGATTCTGCTACTAGGACTTATAAGTTTATTTTAAATTATAATCAAGGTCCTAATTATTCAACAACTACTCTTGGTAGAGTTTCTTATAACAAGTTAATAGAGACTTTCTGTGAGGTTCTTGTTTATTATGGAAATAATAAAGCATTACCTACTTCAGTACCTGTTAAAACTACTAGAGTAGGAAACTATACTTATATGGTAGTTCCATCATCTAGTAAATATTTAAGTGGTAATGTTTTTGCAATAACATTAAAAGATTCTTGGGATAATATAGTTGCAAATCAAAAAATTAGTTTTAAAATAAATGGTATTGTTTACACAAATACCACAAATTCAAAAGGAATTGCATATTTTGTTATTCCAGAATTAAATGGTAATTATGCTATAAACTATTATTATACTAATAGTAATAGTAGATTATCTTCAAGTGGTTCAAAAACAATATCAATAGTTAATAATATTACAAGTCTTATAGGTACTAACTTAACTACTACTAACTATTCCAATGTTAAATATTCAGTTACTTTAAAAGACTGTTATGGAAATGCTATTGCAAACCAAGTAATTAACTTTAAAATAACTGGAATTTCAAGTATTTATACTGCAAAAACTAATTCAAATGGTATTGCAAGTATAGTTATTAATTTACCTACTGGAACTTATACTGTAACATACTCATTTGCAGGAAATAGTAATTATCCTAAATCAAATGGAATGTCTACCATTATTGTAAAAAATAAGATTTCAAGTATTTCAATTGATTCACTTATAGATTCTGCTAATTGGGTTAAAAATCAATACAGTATAATCTCAAATGGTACTAAATATACATTTAATAAATATGGTGTTTCTTCTGATGGTAAATATATCATGGCTATTGGTAGACCATCAGCATCTGGTGAATTAAGTAAATATGGTTATACTTTCTATAGAAGTGTATTTTATAGAGTATGTCCTATATGTGGAAGTACAAATTTATTCTGGAGTATCTTCTGGGCAGGTAATGAATATGATAATTATGGAACATTCCCTGCTACTGGTAATAAAGAAGGTGGTTCAGCTGAAGGTCATATTTTCTGTGCTGACTGTGATGCAGACTTCTCATGTATAGATGGATTAAATCATGTTTCTGGTTCAACTCTTGCACTTAAAAAATTAGTAGATACTATAAAAGTTACTAAATCACAAGCATATGTTCTTTTAAATGGATCTATGCAAAATGTTGATATTGTATCTTCAGAAGGTAAACTTCCTACAGTAGTAAATATTGAGGGCGCTAGCTTTTCATTATGTCAATATTTCTATTATGTTTGTAGAGCAATATCTCAATTAAGTGTTGGTAATACAAGTGCTATGTCATTTGTTACCTTTGTAGATGAACCATCTAATCCTACTAGTGGAGATAGTATTAGTGGTGCTAGTTTATCTAAAGCAGGTTATGTTGACTCTGCAACTAGGACTTATAAATATATTTTAAATAATTTACAAGGTCCTAATTATTCAACTACCACTGTTGGTAGAATTCCATATGATAATTTAGTTAAATTATTTACTGAAGTTTTAATATACTATGGTAAAAACAATAAATTACCAGATAGTATTACTGTAAATACTTAA